aagttttttctttttcttttttggcgGGTTTGAGCAACGTAAAACAacactttttagttataaatttggcacGGTCCGAAAAGGCCGGTATTTCAGGCCCGAACAGCGGGGTTGGGCATAGTGTTTCAGCCGAATCTTAACCCGGCCCAACCCGACACAGTGGCCTGATTTTTATGCCTCAACCCAACTCGAACCTGGCCAGAcccgccatttgatcaggtctaccaTGTTGGCTGTTGCGGATTTTCGGTAATGAAGGTGAAGAAAAGCACGGAACacattaatttatccttttatttCAAATTGGGAGGGTTGGTGGTTTGTAATTGTGGCACAAAAATCACCCTCAATTCTCTTCTTGTCATTAAGTACTACACAAGTTCACAATGTACTTCGAGACTGTTTGTCTGTCTCAATCATTTTATTAGTTTTGGGATAGAACAATAACATGCACAAGGACCCACAATTCAACAAAGGGGAGACCGGGCCTGTgcctttttttggaaaaagcacgacaggACACGACACGACAAAACACGCTAAAATTTAGTAAATTTGGCCTTAGGCACGACGGCCTGGCCCAGCCCTGCATGCCCATGGGCTTGGGGCAAGTATGGGCCTTGTTTTGAAATTTCAAGCCCGACACAATACAACATGGACATATCATGGGCCCAGCCCAATTAGGtgtggggtggggggggggagGATTGAAAGAGAGAAACAAAGAGATAGATAGAGGCCACATCAAATGCTAGATGagataattaaaattatgtgCAAATAAACTCATAAACACCCATCTAACACAAATTAGATGTACATAAAACCATATCTAAACGAGCCCAAAATACACCTCTTCCTAGTCAATCACAATCAATCATACTCTCTATAATAAGCATCAATTAAACAAATTTGGAATAGTAACAACTAATCCACTCTTAACAAATTTTATcatttgaaagaaaaaaaagacacCAAAAATCACGAGCATTTCCGTCATTTTAAGAGCAGGTGAGATGTTACTGATGATGAGGCCTCCATTGTTGCTCCTTCTTGTTCAATGGATGAGGTATGTAAGCGCCAAAGCGACCAGCATCAACGCGTATGCTATTCCTTGATCAATGCTTGTTCCTGAAATTCCACATTTGATACACAAAGGTTCAATTGAGTACATAACATACCAAAAACGACAATTACATGGAAATGATTTTGACACACCCATCGTGGAACACAGTTTTCCGTGCTCTACTCAAAAGGCGGTGTGCCAGATACAGCACCAGGTGTGTCAAAATCAGTTTCCCGATCAACATTCATACTCGATGAAGGGGATGTGAGTGACTTAAACATGGTTCAACTATGACATAATTCAAATTTGTTGGTATGGTATGGTATCAAAAGACAATTGCTATGACAATGTGATAAACTAGGGTGaagtttcattttcaatttTGACACACCCATTGTGGAACACAATTTTCCGTGCTCTACTCAAAAGGTGGTGTGCCAAAAACAGCATCAGGTGTGTCAAAATCAGTTTCCCGATCAAAAGGTGGTGTGCCAAAAACAGCATAAGATGTGTCAAAATCAGTTTCCCGATCAACATTCATACGCAATGAAGGGGATGGAAGTGACTTAAACATGGTTCAACTATGACAGAATTCGAATTTGTTGGTATTGTATCAAAGGACAATTGCTAGGACAATGTGAAAAACTAGGGTGAAGtttcattttcagtttgaaactAGTTTAGCAAAATAATAAGTGGAGGTAGATAAATCTTATCTTAAATCAACCACCTTTGACAAACATTCCATCTGCTACTTTCCCAATTCCAATCATACTTGTTTCTGTAACCTTTTTCTACAATGGAATCTCGTCTACATTATTGCCCTCTTTACAATGAACAAACTTATTACATTGCCATTAATCccctttatttacttttaaaaaTTCAATCAATTAACCTCCAAACCCTCTGTAAAGCAAACTAGTGAATAttattcaaagaaaaaaaaacacaagaAGATATTCAGCAGCTCAAACTCGGCTAATAAGATGCTAAGATTAAAACATATTTACAATTTTGGAGACAAATCTAAAACCTAAATAAATTATCCTCCTTTTTAAAGCTAGCATTTCCATATTTGCTCCATACAAACACAATTACACCTATTTTAGAAGGggtaaaaatcaaaactttccttaaattaaattaaattctgaGGTACCCAGATTCGTTTTCATCAGTTTTGTGTGTAATGCCATAGATCTACAACATGGGTACTCCAAATTAAATGCAGAACAACAATAAAATCTTGATTTTGGGGAATGAATTCCAGGTGTTCGATGAAATGTCTGAAAGAAAACCCCATttcaaaataacaaaatttcTTGGATCTGATCATAACCCATTTGTGCATTTTCTCCATAGTTTATGAAAATGCAAAAAACAAACATACCCATATACAGAAATTCATACAAAGTTCATCAAATTCAAGGAAATATtcaaagaaattaaaaataattaccgTCACTGGTAGGAGCAGGTGCAGGGCCCGCAGCTTGAGCCTGAGCCATTgcaaagatgagagagaaaacaaccaaaacaatgaACGAAGCCTTAGCAACCTCCATTGTTGTTAAACTCAAACTCTCTGTTTCTTTATTTTCTAATCTTTTTTTAAATTATTCTGTCTAATCCAAGAAAAAAGAATGCAGGGATCTCTACAGCCCCTCTCTCTCCtttaaagaaaaaggaagagagTCGTCGctcagagagagagagagggcgtagagagagagaaaaaatggGAGAGAGAAGGAGAGCACACAAAGTGTTTGATGAAATACGTCAATGAAGAGGCAGAGCAGCATGTGCTGGGAGGTAGAATGGGGGGTCTTATAATTGTCTCTTGTGTCGGCTTTTTTACTGGGATGCCactaattatttgatttttcagtttttatttagaaaatttcttaagtttttttttgttttgtttttataatttgatttttttggagGGTTGAGAGTTGCAATAGAGGAGAAATTGATGGAGCTCCATTCCTCTTTCATGGGTTCAcataatcttattttaattagccCTCATTCTCTtggattttatttcatttttattcgGTTCAGCTTAATTATTTTATTCGGTTCAATTTAACCAAATAAAATTCAGAAGAACAAGATCTTAGCAATAggttgtaaaaaaaattattccttATGAGGGTTTTCAATCAAATAACCATAATTTTGTGTTTTAGAGTATATTTTGAGTCTTTACGACTAATGATACTTGATTTAATTCGATTAATATGGAGTACTCTTTATACTCTAGTATAAATTGAACTCTTTACTCAATTTGCAATTTTTACTTAACCAAGTTGGTAAAGTTGGTGGAAAACTCATCTTTCAACATGGAATCGGGACACATTAGTTGTGTTATGTTTGAGAGCAGTTTAAGTATTGACCTACCTAGTTTGGCTGATTAACCAGGAATAGGTGATGGTTCAATCCGTATTTTGAaatttactttcttttttataCTTTATCTAATATTAATGAAATTTCTTATTTAGTGAATTCATGAAAATAGTTTAATTAGACATATTATTCTTGTTGCATATCTTTTAATTGTGATCTAATTGCATGAAAAATCGTAGCCCAATTTTTTCaattacataaaataaaattttaaaaaaatcactTGTCAATATTCATAAGACTATCCAGGTGTTGGTATAACGGGAGAATTATTCCAAATAGTTGCGGCTTCCCGTTGCAAGTGAAGCAAACGGTTACGGAATTACGGCTTACCAACTATTCTAAAATATTCGTACAACTCATAACCATATTATTGAACTTTTGTGGAGTTGGAATACtcctttaaataaaaaaaacaacattTGTGAAAAATGGAAAACTACATGATGATGGAGAATAAAATGCTCTTAAGATATAAATTGTACAATTTTAGTCACATTTTAGAGGTAATTGGTACTCCGTATGTGCCAATGTTGTACATCGGTGCATGATATAATACATGTTATCGAAGTTCATACTTTATTAAATCTCAAATCAAACTCAACATTCAGGTTGTGAATTCATTAAacttgcaaatttgtataatCAAGTCATTTTCTCGTTTTATAATAGGTTAGAAAAGCCTAAGATATACCTAATTCAGATATACGGATATAAAATATACGTTTTAAATTAAACTCATTACCAATTTACAACCTTTGATAatattttcttgtttatttaGGGCTATGGCTCTAGATGCCAAGAAACAAAAACATGTTCATCATATTTGTTGTTTTCTCATATTCACTCTAGATACTACTCCGTACTCCGTATGTATTTGTAATAGGTTGTGTTAATTGAGATGTCATTTTAAAGAACTGACAAGTCCAAATTTTAACTAATTATCGTTTTAGACTGATGACCTGTATGTGATATATTCCGGATTTAAATATACCCTGTCTTTGTGACtaatttatgaaaataaaacCAATTAATCATATGACTAATTTATGGAAATAAATACCAATTAATCATATGGTTTATTTCAAGAGGTATGTGGTGTACAAATAAGAAAAAGGCAAGAATAGCCAGAGAAATTTGCAAAGGACATGTGATAAGGACATTATTGGGCCATGTGACCGTTTGGTACCAAATAttttgtttgagtttttttaaaagattttgGCAATAATCTTTCATAGTCATCAAGTAGTAATCCTAATTGCTTTGTTGTCTCCAGGATGGATTCTTTCTTTATATTCGACCATTTTACAGCTCTATATACTCTTTCAACCGAAAGGAGAATTTCGTTTATAATATACCACTATAGTTTTCTAAAGTTTGTTCCATTATAATTCAAATTTAAAGGTTTCTCTTTTCGTGTTTGATCCGTGTTATTTTGTTGTGTCGTGTCAGATTTTATCCACTTTAATTCTATCGAGTTAAAGTCTAAAACGTCGTACAGATTAACCTGTCCGAATAAGCGACCAAAATTCTTTGAGAACGGGGAAGGAAAAAGAAATTTCCACCTCAAAACGCTCCTTTGAAATCTGACCTCTATCTTAACATGTAAATTTACTATTTTACCGGATAGTTTAAATCTAAGTCAAATTCTCATTAAGTTGGGGACAAAATGAAAACCCCTTTACCACAAAgtttaaatttgaaattcaataTTAAAAGTCAAAATTTCAACGGCTTAAATCTAGAAACATTGATATTGTTTACGTTAAATTCAAATCAGATTTTGTTTAGTATTGTGTAAATCAGTTTCGTCCTTTGACACGTTTTTTATGAAGTAAGCAACATTACACATCAAAGTACACATGTACTCCTTACTATGTACAAAAATTATAGGAAGCTGTTAATGAGggaaatttgttaattaatttaCGTGTTAGGattcttatttataattaaaatttcaattttgagcTATTCAAAAAGTGGATGAATTTTTCAAAATCAGGCCTGACCCGAAAGTTTGCCACAAAAATTTAGGCCAAGCCCACGGGGGGTCGTGGCAAATCCCAGTCTGCATCAGACTGggctgaaaatttcaaaatagggTCAGGGCTGAAACGGGCCGCTTACTTAAgcataattttataaaatttagcGTGTTTTGCCGTGTCGGATGTGGACATGCCGTGTCTTGTcgtacttttttaaaaaaatgcggTTCAGATCTGACCCACAACTTTGTGCTCGTACCGAATCGCTATTTTTTCGTGCTCATGTCGGGCCTCAGGTCTACATGAACCCATTAATATTGATCGAAATTTACATCTCTACCTCTGGGCCTCTGGCTCATCTCCATCCTTGGTTGTTGGGCTAATTGAGTATTTTGCAGGTCTGGCCCAAAATTGCATAGCACAACATGCAGGCCCGTCTTGGTATAACCCGGCCCATTGCTTATATTTCAATACCTTTTCGAACCTATGTCCAAAGAAGTGTTTGCTTACAAAAACAACTTTCAATGTGACTGACTAAAGCACCAACACTTCGTATATTCTTTTACATGCCTATTAAGTCATAGTATTGATCAACTAGTTTTAGCATAACAATCACTAGTATAGACTTAAAAATGATACATACttgtatatatttatatttcctataaAAAAGATCATTTTTTTGGTGCTAGTAATCCCCGAGgacaatataaattttaaataggAGTAGGGGATTTAAACCTGAGACCTATTATATACAGACCCGCAgttttaaccactaggccaagacatcattgttTCCTATCAAAATATCTTATGTACCCAAAACATCGAGAATGATGCTTAAATAGGAGCAGGTGATTCGAGCCTGAAACCTATTGTATACAGACCTACAGTCTTAACCACTAAACCAAGACATCATTGCTTCTTATAAAATATCTTATGTACCCGAATCATCGAGAACAATGCTTCTGTATATTAGCATGTGACACAACATTTTGCAAGAGAACGTCACACGTGTCCCTCATGACGTCGTGTGTGCGTGTAACACGATCCACGAACAATACAATACGTGTACGTCGTTGCACCGTTTGTGTCGGGATCGTGCCAATTTGGTGCTCCCGGGTACATGATACACTATGGTAGAAAACAAGTGCAAGCACATATTGAAAAAAGATGTGTACTTTATTAGCAAGGAGTCTTAACAGTTAACACCAAACATTAGAAAACCTAAACTATAAAAGTTACCTCCTACATTATTTAAATGACAAAATTACCCTTTTATAGTATTATCTTATCTTGAACCCTAAAGAGCCCAAAGGAAAGCTCCCATGGCAAACATCCTCTTCTGTTTAGCATTTCCGACGACCGGAAGCCCGTATTGCTTAAGCAAGAAGTCAATCCGCCATTCCGGCATAACCTCGTAGTCCGATTTCGAGTACCTTGGATAATGAACCGGCATTTGGAAATTACCATGCGTTTCCATTATGAACAATTAGTTTAAGGAGAGTTTTGTGTATAGTATTGATTTGTAAACTTGGAGATTTAAAATGGCATGAGTAGTTAGGccttattatttataatttggAGATCTTTTTGTTAGTTTGAGTAGGTTAAACTTAAATGAAAAGGGTAACAATTTATGTATGAGTTATATCTTTCTTGTGATCGATACCAATTTCTAGCTCAACAACCAACTTCACATGAGTCACAAGCCACTTGTGAACTAgctaaaaaaaaagtaagaaaGAAAAGGTTTTTAATGGTGCGAATAATCTATAAGGGCAATATTAGTAGTTACTAGAATGGAGGAGGTAAGATTCGAACATGTGACCCAGTGTTAACCACTCAGCAAGACCTCGTTGGTACGTAACTAATCCATGTAACTTGAACATTCATGATAGAGTTATGAGAAAGATTCAATATATTGCATTGTATGAATTACATTATATGGCTATAATGGTAACAACTAACCTAGCTTAATTCTAGGAATTAGAGATATTCTTTGACTAACAATTAGGGATTTACATTGACAAATAACCGAGTAATATTAGGAATTATAATAACTACAATATTGACTAAGATATACTATGTATATCTTCCACAATTCAAACATTTTGCATATTTAACACACACAAAAATGAGGGTAGCGACCTTTAAGTTTAATTTATCACAATGTTGGAGAGTTTAAATccaaagattaaaaaaaaaattggtaatCCGATTACAATTTGGAGACTTTGTCTAAGGCAATGAAAACGGAGAAACAAGACTCTCCGAATAATCCAACAAATCAAATAACGTAGAATCATCTACTATTGTTCTTAGTCGCACCAGAACAGGTGGATCTTTATTCGGGTCAACAAGCACGAGCTCTTTTTCCGCCGATGTTACTAAAATTCCCCCATTAGATGTGAATCCCAAAAGAGAAACAACGGGCGATTGTGGTAAACCCAAATCGAGGCTGGACAATTTGTTCCAAGAATCCGACTTGCTATATTTATCCAACTTCCACGCGTCCATCACCCACATATTATAGTTATTAGACAGATTGTAGATCTTACAAATGCAGAGACTTGAATCTTGAAGGATACCAATGGATGGATGATTATTATACCTAAAATCTTGATTATCATTCAAATTAATCGGCAAAACCTCGATAATATCTTGGATTAAATCATACTTAACCATGTAATTGTTTTCACGGTTTCCCAACCAACAATGCAAAGACTCATTCTTTATAACCGCATTCTTTCCCCAAAATATATCCTTCTTCATATCGATCAATCCAAAAGCGTTACTCGTATCTAATTCTCTCCATTTATTATCCCTAATTGAATATACATGGATTTTTAGGGTTAGTATTGGTGTGCCAAATACTAACCAAATCATGTAGTCATTGATCGAGGGAACGAACCCGAACCATGAAACACTTTCAAGTTTGAAAGGGTTTATAGGGTATGgcgttgaaattcccttgatttCTTTGGTGAGAGGGTTTAAGATGTAGATACGTTCTTCGAGTTGCGAATACGTGCATATAAGCCCATCAcatgatccaataagttcacAATCAATTCTTACTTCAATGTCGTTGCGGAAATAAGGGTTTACTTGTAACACCGTAGGGTTTAGGTTGTCGCTTTCACGGTGGGATAGAGAATAAAGTAGGGTTAAATTTTTATCGTATAACAAGGTTAAGGGACGGTTGTTTGAAGTGCGTGTATAGGATTTTACGAAATCGAGACTGGAGATTAGGGAATTCCATGATTTGCACACTAATTTGACGTTAACCAATGATTTTACCGGTAATTGAAGAAAGATTTTATGTATTAGCTCCTGAGGAAAGCACCCATCAATTGTATCATATTTTGCAGCAAACTTGACGGCAGCCATATTTGTTAATAGGGTTTTAAGGATATAAACGATATAGTAGGGCTTTAGGTAAATATTAGGGTAAAGTTTTGAGATGATATATATATACCAGATAAGTATTATAGGTTTAGAATTAGGAATCAACTTCCTAAACTAATTCAACTACACTAGGGTTAATGTTATCTTGGGCTGCAATTTGGAAGATAATTATTAATTAGAGTCAATTTGTGTTGTGGGCCTTGTGGCAAAGGTACGTATATTTATATACCTTCGCGAAGTGAGTTAGGAAGAGATTTGAAGGCATATTTTTAGACTTTTAGTTGATACATTTTGAAAAGTTACAAGGTTTTTAAgcaattaattcattgataaaagtCATATTCATGTGTAAAGACATTTGaatctaataaataaatagtGCATAATAATTGAAtcaaattagaactttattttcGTCAAAAGTACGATTCAATGTTGCATATCGAATATTTTGTATACGCTCTTTCGTATTGCCGTATTTTTATAACCTTTTTCGATAAGGCATAACAAAGTAAAATGATTTTTGTCTGATTCGGTCATTGGATTTTAGTCAGATAATAGACCTCTTTTTCGATCACCCGTCAATCTTTTcaaggaaacgtattatacTAGACTAACTAACAAAACTTAATTATAACAAAATTCAGTACAGGAAGCTAATTCGATATACAATAAAGTTTTTGTATACGATGTAGTTTTATTGAAATAACCAACAAAAATAAGACGAAAATAAAGAGAAAGGGTCGGAAATAACCAACCggccttttgatttctttttgctATTTTCAATCTGAAAAACTCTAAGACATCTTGGTGTTCAAACTTAGTTAGGATTATTAAATAGTTGGTTGAGATTGTTAGACTAAGTACATATTAGGAATTAGTCtttgatatttaaattaatcttGTAATTTAAATGTTTTGCAAAGATACGGCTACTGCCTTCCTAAATTCTAGGCCTAGGTTTAGCTACTGACTTcctaaaaatctaaaatctagGAACTATATTTGTATATATTGATA
This genomic stretch from Spinacia oleracea cultivar Varoflay chromosome 3, BTI_SOV_V1, whole genome shotgun sequence harbors:
- the LOC110780009 gene encoding arabinogalactan protein 41, whose amino-acid sequence is MEVAKASFIVLVVFSLIFAMAQAQAAGPAPAPTSDGTSIDQGIAYALMLVALALTYLIH
- the LOC130468919 gene encoding F-box/kelch-repeat protein At3g23880-like, producing MAAVKFAAKYDTIDGCFPQELIHKIFLQLPVKSLVNVKLVCKSWNSLISSLDFVKSYTRTSNNRPLTLLYDKNLTLLYSLSHRESDNLNPTVLQVNPYFRNDIEVRIDCELIGSCDGLICTYSQLEERIYILNPLTKEIKGISTPYPINPFKLESVSWFGFVPSINDYMIWLVFGTPILTLKIHVYSIRDNKWRELDTSNAFGLIDMKKDIFWGKNAVIKNESLHCWLGNRENNYMVKYDLIQDIIEVLPINLNDNQDFRYNNHPSIGILQDSSLCICKIYNLSNNYNMWVMDAWKLDKYSKSDSWNKLSSLDLGLPQSPVVSLLGFTSNGGILVTSAEKELVLVDPNKDPPVLVRLRTIVDDSTLFDLLDYSESLVSPFSLP